From Gammaproteobacteria bacterium, the proteins below share one genomic window:
- a CDS encoding TlpA family protein disulfide reductase yields MIKAKYIAMAVIFLFGMWGGNELIKRLSNEPEAQLAATSMVGKPIPDFSLPDLDNHQHNIHEWDGNVVVLNFWATWCPPCLKETPLFVEMQEQYGPKGLQFIGVAIDTLEKVKDFVDTYGVNYPTLIATDKDIHIAEAYGNRFGALPYTVVINRQGQISHIHRGEFSREAVKENVLSLL; encoded by the coding sequence ATGATTAAGGCAAAATATATTGCCATGGCAGTGATTTTTCTTTTCGGGATGTGGGGCGGTAACGAGCTGATCAAACGCCTTTCCAATGAACCGGAAGCGCAGCTGGCTGCCACTTCGATGGTGGGCAAACCTATTCCTGACTTTAGCCTACCGGATCTGGACAACCATCAACACAATATCCACGAATGGGACGGTAATGTGGTGGTGTTGAATTTTTGGGCCACCTGGTGCCCCCCCTGCCTGAAGGAAACACCTCTGTTTGTAGAAATGCAGGAACAATATGGCCCCAAGGGATTACAGTTCATTGGTGTGGCCATTGACACGCTGGAGAAGGTCAAGGACTTTGTAGACACTTACGGGGTCAATTACCCCACTTTAATCGCAACAGACAAGGATATTCATATTGCCGAAGCCTATGGCAACCGCTTTGGTGCCCTGCCCTATACAGTGGTTATCAATCGTCAGGGGCAAATTTCTCATATCCATCGGGGCGAATTCTCCCGCGAAGCGGTCAAGGAAAACGTATTGTCATTATTGTAG
- the aroQ gene encoding type II 3-dehydroquinate dehydratase yields the protein MAKLLVIHGPNLNLLGSREPRHYGHTDLETINQQMQTLASEHKHELVHFQSNAEHELIETIHAAVNDIDFIVINPGAFTHTSIALRDALSGVNIPFIEVHLSNIHNRESFRQISYFSDIASGVISGLGPMSYELALLAAIKQLKEPRVSG from the coding sequence ATGGCAAAACTACTGGTGATTCATGGTCCCAACCTGAATCTATTGGGCAGCAGGGAGCCCAGGCATTATGGCCACACGGACCTGGAAACCATCAATCAACAGATGCAGACTTTGGCAAGCGAGCACAAGCATGAGCTGGTGCACTTCCAAAGTAATGCAGAACATGAGCTGATTGAAACAATACATGCAGCGGTAAATGACATCGATTTTATCGTTATCAATCCCGGCGCGTTTACTCATACCAGTATCGCACTGCGCGATGCCCTGAGTGGGGTAAACATACCGTTTATTGAAGTTCATTTATCCAATATTCATAACCGCGAGTCGTTTCGGCAGATTTCTTATTTTTCGGACATCGCCTCAGGCGTTATCAGCGGCCTGGGACCTATGAGTTATGAATTGGCATTGCTCGCAGCCATTAAACAATTGAAGGAACCGAGAGTTTCTGGATAG
- the accB gene encoding acetyl-CoA carboxylase biotin carboxyl carrier protein, with amino-acid sequence MDIRKVKKLIELLEESGIAELEIHEGEESVRISRHSNVAVAAPAQYTIPASVAPAMTASAPPASDTSAEAETPISGHTIKSPMVGTFYRASSPGAKAFVEEGQKVNAGDTLCIIEAMKLLNQIESDKTGTVKAILVDNAQPVEYGEPLFIID; translated from the coding sequence ATGGACATACGCAAAGTTAAAAAACTGATCGAACTACTTGAAGAATCCGGAATCGCAGAACTGGAAATTCACGAAGGCGAAGAATCGGTACGCATTAGCCGTCACAGCAATGTTGCCGTGGCAGCTCCGGCACAATATACCATTCCGGCATCTGTTGCCCCAGCGATGACTGCAAGTGCTCCTCCGGCAAGCGACACATCGGCAGAAGCAGAAACCCCTATTAGCGGTCACACCATTAAGTCTCCCATGGTTGGTACTTTTTACCGTGCTTCATCACCGGGCGCCAAAGCTTTTGTCGAAGAAGGGCAAAAAGTAAATGCGGGCGACACTTTGTGCATTATTGAGGCCATGAAGTTGCTCAACCAGATCGAGAGCGACAAAACCGGTACAGTAAAAGCCATTTTGGTAGACAACGCGCAGCCGGTTGAATACGGCGAGCCGCTTTTCATTATCGATTAA
- the accC gene encoding acetyl-CoA carboxylase biotin carboxylase subunit: protein MFEKIVIANRGEIALRILRACREMGIQTVAVHSTADRDLKHVRLADESVCIGPAPSVDSYLNIPALISAAEVTDAVAIHPGYGFLAENADFAERIEQSGFTFIGPRSDTIRLMGDKVSAIEAMRSSGVPCVPGSDGPLGDDPGETMKMAKSIGYPIIIKAAAGGGGRGMRVVHSEASLLNAISLTKSEAAAAFGSDVVYMEKYLENPRHIEIQVLADTHGDAIHLGERDCSMQRRHQKVVEEAPAPGITQELRNQIGGRCAEACRQIGYLGAGTFEFLYENGEFYFIEMNTRIQVEHPVTEMITGVDLVKEQIRIAAGLPLSFKQEDIVIRGHALECRINAEDPNSFMPSPGTVTQFHAPGGLGIRVDSHIYNGYRVPPYYDSMIGKIIAHGDSRETAIARMRTALSECVVEGIKTNIPLHLDIINDSAFQTGGTNIHYLEKKLAL from the coding sequence ATGTTTGAAAAAATCGTCATAGCCAACAGAGGCGAAATAGCTCTGCGAATTTTGCGCGCCTGCCGTGAAATGGGCATACAAACCGTAGCCGTACACTCCACTGCCGATCGCGACCTGAAACATGTGCGCCTGGCCGATGAGTCCGTGTGTATCGGTCCTGCCCCATCGGTGGACAGTTACCTGAACATTCCGGCATTGATCAGCGCAGCCGAAGTCACCGATGCAGTTGCCATCCATCCAGGATACGGCTTTTTAGCTGAGAACGCAGACTTTGCCGAACGTATAGAGCAAAGCGGGTTTACCTTTATCGGTCCCCGCTCCGACACAATTCGCCTCATGGGGGATAAAGTATCCGCCATCGAAGCCATGCGTAGTTCAGGGGTACCTTGCGTGCCAGGCTCTGATGGCCCCTTGGGTGATGACCCGGGGGAAACCATGAAAATGGCCAAGTCAATCGGTTATCCCATCATCATCAAAGCCGCCGCCGGGGGCGGTGGGCGGGGAATGCGAGTGGTTCACAGCGAAGCGAGCTTACTCAATGCGATCTCCTTAACCAAGTCCGAAGCTGCCGCCGCCTTTGGCAGTGACGTGGTATATATGGAAAAATACCTGGAAAATCCCCGTCATATTGAAATACAGGTTCTGGCTGATACTCACGGCGACGCGATCCATCTGGGCGAACGTGACTGCTCAATGCAAAGACGCCACCAAAAAGTCGTGGAAGAAGCACCCGCACCGGGAATCACGCAGGAACTGCGCAACCAAATCGGCGGCCGTTGTGCCGAAGCCTGCCGTCAAATTGGCTATCTGGGTGCCGGCACCTTCGAGTTCCTATATGAAAATGGTGAATTTTATTTCATTGAGATGAATACCCGCATCCAGGTGGAACACCCGGTAACCGAGATGATTACCGGCGTGGATCTGGTTAAAGAGCAAATTCGTATTGCCGCCGGCCTCCCGCTGAGCTTCAAACAAGAGGATATTGTCATTCGTGGCCATGCACTGGAATGCCGTATCAATGCGGAAGACCCCAACTCCTTCATGCCTTCTCCCGGCACCGTGACACAGTTTCATGCACCGGGCGGTTTGGGTATTCGGGTGGATTCCCATATATACAATGGCTACCGGGTTCCGCCCTACTATGACTCTATGATAGGCAAAATCATTGCTCATGGAGACTCGCGAGAGACGGCTATCGCCCGTATGCGCACCGCACTAAGCGAATGCGTGGTTGAAGGCATTAAAACCAATATTCCCTTGCATTTGGATATTATTAATGACTCCGCTTTCCAAACGGGTGGCACCAATATCCATTACCTGGAGAAAAAACTGGCTCTGTAA
- the prmA gene encoding 50S ribosomal protein L11 methyltransferase, with the protein MPAWFQIVIGTDSSQAEPLADILESLGAASVTFMDAADQPLFEPPLGTTPLWHNTKLIGLFKGDTDMSAIISALETALHPKLLPPWRVEDLEDKNWAAEWMKNFQPIRCGERLWICPSWHQPPEPNAVNVLLDPGMAFGTGTHPTTALCLKWLDQHLRSQEQLIDFGCGSGILAVAALKLGAAKAWAVDHDPQALQATRINAEKNQVAERLQITQNPSECPAVDTIVANILANPLLELAPTLANLVKPQGRIVLSGILKNQAESVSNHYQAWFHMADIQIQDDWTLVHGIRRSV; encoded by the coding sequence ATGCCTGCCTGGTTTCAAATTGTGATCGGCACGGATTCCAGTCAGGCAGAACCGCTGGCGGATATCCTGGAGTCTTTGGGTGCTGCATCCGTTACATTTATGGATGCAGCGGACCAACCTCTGTTTGAACCTCCGCTGGGCACCACTCCTCTTTGGCACAACACCAAACTCATCGGCCTATTCAAAGGGGACACGGATATGAGTGCTATCATCAGCGCACTGGAAACCGCGTTACATCCCAAACTGTTGCCACCCTGGCGAGTGGAAGACTTGGAAGATAAAAACTGGGCAGCCGAGTGGATGAAGAACTTTCAACCCATTCGCTGCGGTGAACGACTATGGATTTGCCCCAGCTGGCACCAACCACCGGAACCTAATGCAGTGAATGTCCTACTGGATCCCGGAATGGCCTTTGGTACCGGGACCCATCCCACCACGGCCCTGTGCCTGAAATGGTTGGACCAGCACTTGCGTTCACAGGAACAGCTCATCGACTTCGGTTGTGGCTCTGGCATACTGGCGGTCGCAGCACTTAAATTAGGCGCCGCCAAAGCCTGGGCGGTAGACCATGACCCGCAAGCGCTGCAAGCCACGCGAATCAATGCCGAAAAAAACCAGGTTGCCGAACGCCTGCAAATCACCCAGAATCCCAGCGAATGTCCTGCGGTGGACACGATAGTGGCAAATATATTAGCAAACCCCCTATTAGAACTTGCACCGACTCTGGCCAATCTGGTAAAACCGCAGGGGCGTATTGTGTTAAGCGGCATACTCAAAAACCAAGCCGAAAGTGTTTCCAATCACTATCAAGCCTGGTTTCACATGGCCGACATACAAATACAAGACGACTGGACTCTGGTGCACGGCATCCGCCGGTCTGTTTAA
- a CDS encoding zinc-ribbon domain-containing protein, whose product MYTQCPQCLTYFQVTPEHLKIAQGNVRCGQCRTVFSALGNLTEEPPQIEEQYDDFDDDIFLDESELEQELFEASLHGQESSAKPTKLGQAIAAIQALNQNARQSKVTPAPAENKAPLPLIKNKKPKPEKKAEAPRPSPRLPSAEPAAKPLIDDDDINYDEALRALDELRFSDAMEQDQTFIHTSAPQQAPKQAPQQAPKPAPQKPPVPQETAQPAAAEPKPQPAPKPMPSKAATNAKQAEDFDGLDATNINLDIANLEATIVQKAATPNKAAPGAAATRLKTTNDEPEKSKKPANRGKKKRSNAFSKQILGDVSNATPRKRRGKQTAISWWGVGGVCLMMTFLLQTIYFKHNDLAKNQSLRPWISTFCKALSCDVKLPSDVKKLELIGQDIRSHPDVDSALKVSTTIINNAGYAQSYPLLQITFSDINGQRVAERQFKPKEYLPIDTKFDLGMAPDTPIKIELEMLDPGSQAVNFEFDFFPLLENG is encoded by the coding sequence ATGTACACTCAATGCCCACAATGCCTGACCTATTTCCAGGTTACACCGGAGCACTTGAAAATCGCTCAAGGTAATGTGCGCTGCGGCCAATGCCGCACGGTATTCAGTGCCTTGGGTAATTTGACCGAAGAGCCTCCTCAAATCGAGGAGCAATACGATGACTTTGATGATGATATTTTCCTGGATGAAAGTGAACTGGAACAAGAACTGTTTGAAGCTTCCTTGCATGGGCAGGAATCCTCAGCCAAACCCACCAAATTGGGACAAGCCATTGCTGCTATCCAAGCCCTGAATCAAAATGCCCGACAAAGCAAAGTCACACCGGCACCTGCGGAAAACAAAGCCCCGCTGCCACTGATTAAGAACAAGAAACCGAAACCCGAAAAGAAGGCGGAAGCACCGCGACCATCACCCCGACTTCCAAGCGCGGAACCGGCAGCAAAACCTTTGATTGATGACGATGATATTAATTACGATGAAGCCTTAAGAGCCCTGGACGAGCTGCGTTTTTCTGATGCCATGGAGCAGGATCAAACATTTATCCATACCTCCGCGCCGCAACAAGCACCCAAACAAGCACCCCAACAAGCACCAAAACCAGCGCCGCAAAAACCACCCGTCCCGCAGGAAACTGCGCAACCGGCTGCTGCGGAACCAAAACCGCAACCGGCACCCAAACCCATGCCGTCAAAAGCTGCGACCAACGCTAAACAGGCCGAGGATTTTGATGGCCTGGACGCTACAAATATCAATTTGGATATAGCGAACCTGGAAGCCACCATTGTACAAAAGGCAGCAACACCCAATAAAGCAGCTCCAGGCGCAGCTGCAACCAGACTTAAAACAACAAACGATGAACCCGAAAAAAGTAAGAAACCCGCAAACCGAGGCAAGAAGAAACGTTCCAACGCTTTCTCCAAACAAATCCTGGGCGACGTTTCCAATGCCACACCCCGCAAACGCAGAGGCAAACAAACCGCTATCTCTTGGTGGGGTGTGGGTGGCGTATGCCTTATGATGACGTTCCTGCTGCAAACCATATACTTCAAACACAATGATCTGGCTAAAAACCAAAGCTTACGCCCCTGGATCAGCACCTTTTGTAAAGCCTTATCCTGTGATGTCAAGCTGCCCAGTGACGTTAAAAAATTAGAACTCATTGGCCAGGACATTCGCAGCCACCCGGACGTCGATAGCGCCCTAAAGGTAAGCACCACCATAATCAACAACGCAGGCTATGCTCAATCCTACCCATTGCTCCAAATCACTTTCTCTGACATTAACGGACAACGCGTGGCGGAAAGACAGTTTAAACCTAAAGAATACCTACCTATCGATACCAAATTTGACTTAGGCATGGCACCCGATACACCCATTAAAATTGAGCTGGAAATGCTGGACCCAGGCAGTCAAGCCGTTAACTTTGAATTTGATTTCTTCCCGCTTCTAGAGAATGGTTAA
- the dusB gene encoding tRNA dihydrouridine synthase DusB has product MQIGPYKLHNNLVLAPMAGVTDRPFRQLCKKLGAGLAVSEMVSSNSLLWGSTKTKRRANHAGEVEPKSIQIAGADPDMLAEAARYNVDNGAQIIDINMGCPAKKVCNVMAGSALLTNETLVGQILDKVVAAVDVPVTLKIRTGWDKANRNGVRIARIAESAGIQALSVHGRTRACGYKGDAEFDTIAEIKSMITIPVIANGDITTPEKAKYVLEYTNADGIMIGRAAQGSPWIFREIDHYLKTGTKLPNIAVSEVRSIMLEHLQNLYEFYGEYTGVRVARKHISWYSKGQKHGAAFRQSVNQVDSIEEQLRITKEFFDRLTMQEGLAA; this is encoded by the coding sequence ATGCAAATTGGTCCGTACAAACTGCACAACAATTTGGTTCTGGCTCCCATGGCCGGTGTGACAGATCGTCCGTTTCGTCAACTTTGCAAAAAGTTGGGCGCCGGTCTGGCTGTATCGGAAATGGTTTCCTCCAATTCCTTGTTGTGGGGCAGCACTAAGACCAAACGCAGAGCCAACCACGCAGGCGAGGTCGAACCCAAGTCTATTCAAATTGCCGGAGCCGATCCTGACATGCTGGCCGAGGCAGCCCGATATAATGTTGATAATGGCGCACAAATTATTGATATTAATATGGGCTGCCCTGCCAAGAAAGTTTGTAATGTCATGGCAGGTTCCGCCTTACTGACGAATGAGACTCTGGTGGGGCAAATACTTGATAAAGTAGTTGCAGCCGTAGATGTCCCCGTGACTTTGAAAATTCGGACCGGTTGGGATAAGGCTAATCGTAACGGTGTAAGAATCGCCCGTATTGCTGAATCTGCGGGAATTCAGGCTCTGTCCGTTCATGGACGTACACGAGCTTGCGGTTATAAAGGGGATGCCGAATTCGACACGATTGCAGAAATAAAGTCGATGATCACCATTCCCGTTATCGCTAATGGTGATATAACCACGCCGGAAAAGGCCAAATATGTATTGGAATATACCAACGCTGATGGCATTATGATTGGACGTGCAGCACAGGGCAGTCCTTGGATTTTTCGTGAAATAGATCATTACCTTAAAACGGGAACCAAGCTACCCAACATAGCAGTATCTGAAGTTCGCAGTATCATGCTCGAGCATTTGCAAAACCTGTATGAGTTTTATGGGGAATACACCGGTGTCCGTGTAGCCCGTAAACACATCTCCTGGTACAGCAAAGGTCAAAAGCATGGCGCTGCGTTTCGGCAGAGCGTTAACCAGGTTGATTCTATCGAGGAACAACTGCGTATAACCAAGGAGTTTTTTGATCGACTAACGATGCAAGAGGGGTTAGCAGCATGA
- the fis gene encoding DNA-binding transcriptional regulator Fis: MTTEITTPSLEKPLEKPQEHNATVQPLSDHIKMVLENYFKDLDGHEPAHLYQLVLQEIERPLLETVMKYTRGNQSKASIVLGLNRGTLRKKLKQYDIR; this comes from the coding sequence ATGACAACAGAAATAACAACTCCAAGCTTAGAAAAACCACTAGAAAAGCCACAGGAGCATAACGCCACGGTTCAGCCGTTGAGTGATCACATCAAAATGGTTCTGGAAAATTATTTCAAGGATCTGGATGGTCACGAGCCGGCTCACTTATATCAGTTGGTATTACAGGAGATCGAAAGACCTCTCCTGGAAACTGTTATGAAGTACACTCGAGGCAACCAAAGTAAGGCCTCTATTGTTTTAGGCTTGAACCGCGGTACATTACGTAAGAAGCTAAAACAATACGACATACGCTAA
- the purH gene encoding bifunctional phosphoribosylaminoimidazolecarboxamide formyltransferase/IMP cyclohydrolase: protein MTQVKRALISVSDKTGIVDFARGLTNLGIEILSTGGTAKLLASNNIPVIEVASYTKFPEMMEGRVKTLHPRVHGGILARRGIDDAVMKAHGIQAIDMVVVNLYPFEQTVAKSDCTLDMAIENIDIGGPTLLRAAAKNHIAVTVLVDPRDYKVALHEMVANKCQTSAKTRFNLAVKAFEHTAQYDSAIANYLGTHVPGTGESKFPRHFSIQVRKTQDMRYGENPHQSAAFYTEEKPSEASVATAKQIQGKELSFNNIADTDAALECVKQFDEPACVIVKHANPCGVAVDSNILEAYNRAFSTDPTSAFGGIIAFNRPLDVKTAEAVGERQYVEVIIAPVVEAAAKEYFSKKKQVRVLECGQWGQTRPASLEYRCVTGGLLVQDRDQGMITIDDLKVVTNRAPTEQEIRDLLFTWKVAKFVKSNAIVFGKNRMTIGVGAGQMSRVYSTRIAAIKAADADLKVAGSVMASDAFFPFRDGLDSAADVGVTAVIQPGGSMRDNEVIEAANEHDIAMVFTGMRHFRH from the coding sequence ATGACTCAGGTTAAACGTGCTCTAATCAGTGTTTCCGACAAAACCGGCATTGTGGACTTTGCTCGCGGTTTGACAAATCTCGGCATCGAAATCCTGTCCACCGGTGGAACAGCCAAATTATTGGCCAGTAATAACATTCCCGTGATTGAAGTGGCCAGCTACACCAAGTTTCCCGAAATGATGGAAGGTCGGGTAAAAACCCTACATCCTCGTGTTCATGGCGGCATCCTGGCGCGTCGCGGAATTGATGATGCAGTGATGAAAGCCCACGGGATACAAGCCATTGATATGGTGGTGGTTAATCTTTACCCCTTTGAACAAACTGTTGCCAAATCCGACTGCACCCTGGACATGGCTATTGAGAACATTGATATTGGCGGTCCTACCTTATTGCGAGCTGCGGCCAAAAACCATATCGCCGTTACTGTACTGGTGGACCCACGAGACTATAAAGTCGCTTTGCACGAAATGGTTGCTAATAAATGCCAAACCAGTGCCAAAACCCGCTTTAATCTGGCCGTTAAAGCCTTCGAACATACAGCGCAATACGATAGCGCTATTGCCAATTATTTAGGCACCCATGTACCGGGTACGGGAGAATCCAAATTTCCGCGTCATTTCAGTATTCAGGTTCGTAAAACCCAAGACATGCGTTATGGGGAAAACCCTCACCAAAGTGCCGCATTTTATACAGAGGAAAAACCCTCTGAAGCCAGCGTGGCTACGGCCAAACAGATCCAAGGCAAGGAATTGTCCTTCAACAATATTGCCGATACCGATGCAGCGCTGGAATGCGTCAAACAATTCGATGAACCGGCCTGTGTTATTGTTAAACATGCCAACCCATGTGGTGTCGCTGTGGACTCTAATATTTTAGAGGCTTACAACCGAGCGTTTAGTACCGACCCTACTTCCGCTTTCGGTGGCATTATCGCCTTTAACCGGCCCTTGGACGTAAAAACCGCCGAGGCCGTCGGTGAACGCCAATACGTCGAAGTCATTATCGCCCCCGTTGTGGAAGCCGCAGCCAAGGAATACTTTTCCAAGAAAAAACAAGTACGGGTACTGGAGTGTGGCCAATGGGGACAAACCCGCCCTGCTTCATTGGAATACCGATGTGTGACTGGCGGTTTGTTGGTCCAAGATCGCGACCAGGGTATGATCACCATTGATGATCTCAAAGTGGTCACCAACCGGGCTCCTACGGAACAGGAAATCCGTGATTTGCTGTTCACCTGGAAGGTGGCAAAGTTTGTCAAATCCAATGCCATTGTCTTTGGAAAAAATCGCATGACCATTGGTGTGGGGGCCGGACAAATGAGCCGGGTCTACAGTACCCGAATCGCGGCGATCAAAGCTGCGGACGCCGATTTGAAAGTGGCCGGTTCCGTTATGGCCAGCGATGCCTTTTTTCCTTTTCGGGACGGACTGGACAGCGCTGCCGACGTGGGCGTAACGGCCGTAATCCAACCCGGCGGCTCCATGCGTGACAATGA